One Oceanispirochaeta sp. DNA window includes the following coding sequences:
- the thrS gene encoding threonine--tRNA ligase: MNSKEQKKLEKLQKLRHSMAHVMAGAVLKIMPEAKFAIGPAIENGFYYDFDLPRKLTNEDLEKIEKGMQEIIKDQVGFERDVLSRSEALELFKDQPYKMELIQEFPEDEEISIYKMGSHFTDLCRGPHVEDTSRLNAQGFKLLSIAGAYWRGDEKRPMLQRIYATAFGDAKALKAHMEFLEEMEKRDHRRVGKELDLFSLHEEAGPGLVYWHPKGARMRVTIEDFWRKEHYKNGYEMVFTPHVGKSWLWETSGHLDFYKEGMYPNMVMDNADYYAKPMNCPFHIMIYNNGKHSYKELPFRWAELGTVYRYERSGTLHGLLRVRGFTQDDAHLFCTPDQMQDEVSEVLRFSLSMLRAFGFKEIQAYLSTRPEKAVGDPERWEAAQESLRQSIEAEGLDYEVDEGGGAFYGPKIDLKVKDAIGRSWQLSTIQFDFNEPERFKMTFVDKDGQEKRPYMIHRALLGSLERFYGVLIENYGGAFPVWLAPLQVKVIPVSDKFDAYAKDVEQALRAADLIADSDLSDDRMNAKIRNAQNQKIPYMLVLGEKEMNEKSVSIRIRTGEQLNSIPLNDAISMIQEKIVKKEMP, translated from the coding sequence ATGAATAGCAAAGAACAGAAAAAGCTGGAAAAACTCCAGAAACTACGTCACTCCATGGCCCATGTCATGGCCGGGGCTGTCCTGAAAATTATGCCGGAAGCCAAGTTCGCCATCGGCCCTGCCATCGAAAACGGATTCTATTATGACTTCGATCTTCCCCGGAAATTGACAAATGAAGATTTGGAAAAAATCGAAAAGGGAATGCAGGAGATCATCAAAGATCAGGTGGGTTTCGAGAGGGACGTTCTCAGTCGATCTGAGGCTTTGGAACTGTTTAAAGATCAGCCCTATAAGATGGAACTGATTCAGGAATTCCCGGAAGATGAAGAAATCTCTATTTATAAAATGGGTTCTCATTTTACCGATCTGTGCCGGGGCCCTCATGTGGAAGATACCAGCCGATTGAACGCTCAGGGTTTTAAACTCCTTTCCATTGCCGGAGCCTATTGGCGGGGTGATGAAAAGCGTCCCATGCTGCAGAGGATCTATGCCACCGCCTTCGGTGATGCCAAGGCTTTGAAGGCTCATATGGAGTTTCTGGAAGAGATGGAAAAACGCGATCACAGACGGGTGGGGAAGGAACTGGATCTTTTCAGTCTTCACGAAGAAGCCGGTCCCGGTCTTGTATACTGGCATCCCAAGGGAGCCCGTATGAGGGTTACCATCGAAGACTTCTGGAGAAAAGAACACTATAAAAACGGCTACGAAATGGTCTTTACACCTCATGTAGGAAAATCATGGCTCTGGGAGACCTCAGGACACCTTGATTTCTACAAGGAGGGCATGTATCCCAACATGGTCATGGACAATGCGGACTACTACGCCAAGCCAATGAACTGCCCCTTTCATATCATGATCTACAACAATGGAAAGCACTCCTACAAGGAGCTTCCTTTCCGCTGGGCCGAGTTGGGAACGGTTTACCGGTATGAACGATCCGGAACCCTTCATGGCCTTCTCAGAGTCCGTGGATTTACCCAGGATGATGCACACCTGTTCTGTACACCCGATCAGATGCAGGACGAAGTCTCTGAGGTTCTGAGGTTCAGCCTCTCCATGCTGAGAGCTTTCGGATTTAAAGAGATACAAGCTTATTTGTCAACACGCCCCGAGAAGGCTGTGGGAGACCCTGAACGCTGGGAGGCGGCTCAGGAATCTCTGAGACAGTCTATTGAAGCAGAAGGGCTGGACTATGAAGTGGATGAAGGGGGCGGAGCTTTTTACGGTCCTAAAATTGACCTGAAGGTGAAGGATGCCATTGGCCGATCCTGGCAGCTTTCTACTATTCAATTTGACTTTAATGAGCCCGAACGTTTTAAAATGACCTTCGTTGATAAAGACGGTCAGGAGAAACGACCCTATATGATCCATCGTGCCCTCCTGGGTTCTCTGGAAAGATTTTACGGTGTTCTCATCGAAAATTACGGTGGGGCCTTCCCTGTGTGGCTGGCTCCTCTGCAGGTCAAAGTCATACCTGTGAGTGATAAATTTGATGCCTATGCCAAAGATGTGGAACAGGCTCTGAGAGCTGCAGACCTCATTGCTGATTCAGACCTTTCGGATGACCGGATGAATGCTAAAATCAGAAACGCCCAGAACCAGAAGATTCCTTATATGCTGGTATTGGGTGAGAAGGAAATGAATGAAAAATCGGTCAGCATCCGGATACGTACGGGTGAACAGTTAAACAGCATTCCTCTGAATGATGCCATCAGTATGATTCAGGAAAAAATAGTCAAAAAGGAAATGCCCTAA
- a CDS encoding NAD(P)/FAD-dependent oxidoreductase, whose translation MNRIVILGGGYAGIHAGKLLHKAFKKNKDVEITLIDKNPYHTLMTELHEIAGGRVEQHGCVKISFDRIFSGKKVKVIQDQVTSLDADKQILKSDTASYEYDYLIMGTGAESTDFGIPGVKEHSLPLWCYQDALDIKDHIREMFRMASYEKDPEIRKMLMTFVVAGAGFTGVEMVGELIEKLPLMCRDYKIDPEEVRLINAEGLGNILNMIPEKPRIKAQRYMEKKGVEIMLNALITKAEKGSLTLKNGTTIKCGTLIWTCGIKGGQFGVDTGLKIGHVDRLKVKATMQSEEHENLFVVGDAQWFIENERPVPQIVEAAEQTASVAVHNIVSKINGIDKEYTFKSNFHGFMVSIGGRYAVSHTGGVSLSGIPAMTLKHLVNVLYLHSVSGVNGWWKYIQHEIFDMNEGRTLVGGFISNHIQSLWAFPLRLWLGLMWLIEGLNKIGEGWLQFDLGSKSGWMFSRGIVQAGFGTPASYDPGAAVAASSDGAATVVAETADAVAAASEIVEEVAATATDTAVHVLGKLWDTTGLVLKPDNIVVTWFRETFMDGMAAYLPFQLFQTMVVSVEILIGLALIGGLFVFPAAGVSIIMCFVFIFSGFFSWEQIWFIFAAVMMLGGAGRVLGLDYWVMPWLKKWWNGTTLAHKTYFYFGEPRNKKGKN comes from the coding sequence ATGAACAGAATTGTTATATTAGGTGGAGGATATGCCGGAATCCATGCAGGAAAGCTGCTTCATAAAGCATTCAAGAAAAACAAGGATGTTGAAATCACTCTTATTGATAAGAATCCATATCATACCCTGATGACCGAACTTCACGAGATTGCCGGTGGCCGGGTAGAGCAGCACGGCTGTGTAAAAATCTCTTTTGATAGAATTTTTTCAGGAAAAAAAGTAAAGGTCATTCAGGATCAGGTTACGAGTCTGGATGCGGATAAACAGATTCTTAAGTCTGATACGGCCAGCTATGAGTATGATTATCTAATCATGGGGACGGGTGCAGAATCTACTGATTTCGGTATCCCCGGTGTGAAAGAACACTCCTTACCACTCTGGTGTTATCAGGACGCCCTCGATATTAAGGATCATATCCGGGAAATGTTCCGGATGGCTTCCTATGAGAAGGATCCTGAGATCCGGAAAATGTTAATGACTTTTGTTGTTGCAGGTGCAGGATTTACCGGTGTGGAAATGGTCGGTGAACTGATCGAAAAGTTGCCCCTCATGTGCAGGGACTATAAAATAGATCCAGAAGAAGTACGCCTTATCAATGCGGAAGGTCTTGGAAATATCCTCAATATGATACCGGAAAAACCACGGATCAAAGCCCAGCGTTATATGGAGAAAAAGGGTGTGGAAATCATGCTCAATGCTCTCATCACCAAGGCGGAGAAGGGTTCTTTAACCCTGAAAAACGGTACTACCATAAAATGCGGTACTCTCATCTGGACCTGTGGAATCAAGGGCGGTCAATTCGGAGTGGATACGGGCCTGAAAATCGGTCATGTTGACAGACTCAAGGTCAAGGCGACCATGCAGAGTGAAGAGCATGAAAACCTTTTTGTCGTGGGTGATGCCCAGTGGTTCATTGAGAATGAGAGACCCGTGCCTCAGATTGTTGAAGCAGCCGAGCAGACCGCTTCAGTGGCGGTTCACAATATTGTCTCTAAAATCAACGGGATCGATAAGGAATATACATTTAAATCCAATTTCCATGGGTTTATGGTTTCTATAGGCGGCCGATATGCGGTTTCACATACTGGTGGAGTCTCTCTTTCCGGTATACCTGCTATGACCCTGAAACATCTTGTCAATGTCCTTTATCTGCATTCTGTCAGCGGTGTGAATGGCTGGTGGAAGTATATTCAGCATGAAATTTTTGATATGAACGAAGGCAGAACCCTTGTGGGTGGATTTATCAGTAATCATATACAGTCACTCTGGGCTTTTCCCCTTCGTCTTTGGCTGGGTCTTATGTGGCTTATAGAGGGGCTGAATAAAATCGGGGAAGGATGGCTTCAGTTTGATCTGGGTTCAAAATCTGGATGGATGTTCAGCCGTGGTATTGTTCAGGCAGGATTTGGAACACCCGCATCCTATGATCCGGGAGCAGCGGTTGCTGCTTCATCGGATGGAGCAGCAACTGTGGTTGCAGAAACTGCTGATGCAGTGGCTGCCGCCAGTGAAATAGTGGAAGAGGTCGCAGCAACAGCCACAGATACAGCTGTTCATGTCCTTGGTAAGCTGTGGGATACAACGGGTCTTGTCCTTAAACCTGACAACATCGTGGTGACCTGGTTCCGGGAAACCTTTATGGATGGGATGGCAGCATACCTGCCGTTCCAGCTTTTTCAGACAATGGTCGTTTCTGTGGAAATTCTCATTGGGTTGGCCCTTATTGGCGGACTCTTTGTGTTTCCCGCAGCAGGAGTATCCATCATCATGTGTTTTGTTTTCATCTTCTCCGGCTTTTTCAGCTGGGAACAGATTTGGTTTATCTTTGCAGCTGTTATGATGCTCGGAGGAGCCGGCAGGGTTCTGGGACTGGATTATTGGGTCATGCCCTGGCTGAAGAAGTGGTGGAACGGCACAACTCTGGCTCATAAAACCTATTTTT